The genomic DNA CGGCGTGTACCGCATGGTTTTCCGGGCACGGGACGAGCAGGTGGCCCGCGTTGCGCTGGCGCAAGGCCACCGCCTGCTGATGGCCGCCATCAACGATGAACCGTTTGACGTGCAGGCCGCTGTGTCGCGGCTGCGCACCGAGGTCGATGACCGCTACCTGGGCCCCAGCACCGCCTGCATCGTGACGGCGGGCACCGACCGCGGCATTCCCCACATTCGCCTGAACGATGGCAACCTGGTGCAACTGGGCTACGGCGCTGCGCAGCGCCGCATCTGGACGGCCGAAAGTGAATTCACCAGCGCCATCGCCGAAGGCATCGCCAGCGACAAGGATCTCACCAAAAGCCTGCTCAAGGCCTGCGGCGTGCCCATTCCAGAAGGCCAGGTGGTCAACAGCCCCGAAGAGGCCTGGGAAGCCGCCGAGGACATCGGCCTGCCCGTGGTGGTCAAACCGTCGGACGGCAACCATGGCCGTGGCGTCACGCTGGACCTGCGCAAGAAGGAAGACATCGAGGCGGCCTACCATGTGGCCTACCCCGAAGGCAGCGATGTGATGGTCGAGCGCTTCATCCCCGGCGACGAACACCGCCTGCTGGTGGTGGGTGGCAAGCTGGTGGCGGCCGCGCGCGGCGAGGTGGTCAGCATCACCGGCAACGGCCGGTCCACCGTCAAGGAGCTGATCGACAGCCAGATCAACTCCGACCCGCGCCGGGGCTACGAAGAAGAATACCCGCTCGAAATCATCGACCTGGCAACCGACACCAAGGTGCAGCTCGAACTCAAACGCCAGGACCTCGAAGCCGACTCCGTGCCCGCCGCAGGCCGCCAGGTGGTGGTACAGCGCAACGGCAACATGACCGTGGACTGCACCGACGACGTGCACCCCGAAGTGGCCTACATTGCGGCGCTGGCCGCCAAGGTGGTGGGGCTGGACATCGCCGGCATCGACATGGTGGCGCAAGACATCTCCCGCCCGCTGCACGAACAGGGCGGCGCCATTGTGGAAGTGAACGCCGGCCCCGGCCTGCTGATGCACCTCAAACCCGCCGTGGGCGCGCCCCGGCCCGTGGGCCAGGCCATCGTCGAGCACCTGTTCCCGTCGGAAGAGCACGACGACGATGACACCGTCGGCCGCATCCCGGTGGTGGGCGTGGCCGGCACGCGGGGCACATCCACCATTGCGCGCCTGGTGGCCTGGCTGCTGCACCTGAGCGGGCGGCACACCGGCCTGGCCTGCCGCGAGGGGCTTTTTCTCGACCGCCGCTGCGTGGAAGCCGCGGACAGCGCCCACTGGGAAGCCGCCCACCGCCTGCTGATGAACCAGATGGTGCAGGCTGCCGTGATTGAAAACGACGCCCGCACCATCCTGCGCGACGGCCTGGCCTACGACCGCTGCCAGGTGGGCGTGGTCACCGACATGGATGGCGCAGAAAACCTGCCTGAATTCGACATCCAGAGCCGCGAGCAGATGACCAAGGTGCTGCGCACGCAGGTGGATGTGGTGCTGGACGGTGGCGCCGCCGTGCTCAACGCGGCCGATCCGCAAGTGGCCGACCTGGCCCCGCTGTGCGATGGCGATGTGGTGCTGTATGCCCAGGACGCCAGCCTGCCCGCCATCGTGGAACACCGCGCCCGCGACCAAGGGCGCGCCGTGCTGGTGCGCAACAGCCGCGTGGTGCTGGCCACGGGCAGCGCCGAGCATGTGCTGGGCACGCTCGCCGAGCTCACGTTCGGGCGCAACGCCATCGAGCCCGACACCGATGCCCTGCTGGCCGCCATTGGCGCGGCGTGGGCGCTGGACATTGCCCCCGACCTCATCGGCGCCGGCATCAAGACGTTCGAGCCGGAACTGCCGCCCGTGAGCACCCTGCCCACCTGAAGCCCAACCGTTGTTGATGCCATCGCCTTCGAACTGACCGGGGCCTGCCAGCCCTGATGGACCACAGAAAGACACTTCCATGGATGTATCCCGCACCCGGGCCCTGCGCGGCCCCAACCTCTGGAGCCGCCACATGGCCATCGAGGCCGTGGTGGCCTGCGCCGAATCCGAACGGGCCATTGCCCGGATGGCCGGTTTTGAAGCCCGGCTGCGCGCCCTGTTTCCGGCCATCGGCATGCTGCACCCCGAAGGCGGCAGCGGCGATGTCTCGCTCGCCCATGTGCTGCAAACGGCGGCGCTGGCGCTGCAGGCCCAGGCCGGCTGCCCGGTGACCTTTGCCCGCACCACCGCCACGACCGATGCCGGCGTGTACCAGGTGGTCGTCGAGTACAGCGAGGAAGCCGTCGGCCGCCAGGCCTTTGAAGACGCCCAGCGCCTCATCAACGCCGCGCTGGGTCAGGGCGAGTTCGATGCCGAAACGGCCATTGCCAACCTGCGCGAGCTCGACGAAGACGAGCGCCTGGGCCCGAGCACCGGCTCCATCGTCGATGCCGCCGTGGCGCGCGACATTCCGTTTCGCCGCCTCACCCGCGGCAGCCTGGTGCAGTTTGGCTGGGGCTCCAGGCAGCGCCGCATCCAGGCCGCCGAGATCGACTCGACCAGCGCCGTGGCCGAATCCATTGGCCAGGACAAAGACCTCACCAAGCGCCTGCTGCATGCAGCCGGCGTGCCGGTGCCGCTGGGCCAGCCCGTCAACACGCTGGAAGAAGCCTGGGAAGTGGCCCTGAAAGTGGGCCTGCCCGTGGTGGTCAAACCCCAGGACGGCAACCAGGGCAAGGGCGTCACGGTCAACATCACCGACCGTGCCCAACTCGAAGAGGCCTACAAGAACGCGGCCGACTACGGCACCGTGATGGTCGAGCGCTTCCTGCCCGGCCACGACTTCCGCCTGCTGGTGGTGGGCGACCAGCTGGTGGCCGCCGCCCGGCGCGAGCCGCCCCAGGTGCTGGGCGACGGCCAGCACACCGTGCGCGAGCTGGTGGACCAGGTCAACCTTGACCCGCGCCGTGGCGAGGGCCATGCCACCTCGCTCACCAAGATCCGCCTCGATGACATTGCCGTGGCCCGCCTGGCCGCCCAGAACCTGACCCCGGACTCTGTGCCGCCCAAGGGCCAGCGCGTCATCCTGCGCAACAACGCCAACCTGTCCACCGGCGGCACCGCTACCGACGTGACCGACGACGTGCACCCCGAAGTGGCCGCGCGCGCCGTGGCCGCCGCCCAGATGGTGGGCCTGCACATCTGCGGCGTGGACATGGTGGCCGAGACCGTGTTGCGCCCGCTCGAAGAACAAGGCGGCGGCTTTGTGGAAGTGAACGCCGCCCCCGGCCTGCGCATGCACCTGGCCCCCAGCTACGGCAAGCCGCGCAATGTGGGCCAAGCCATGGTGGACCGCCTGTTCGGCCATGGCGACGACGGCCGCATCCCGGTGGTGGCCGTCACCGGCACCAACGGCAAGACCACCACGGCACGCCTGATCGCCCACCTGTTCA from Acidovorax sp. T1 includes the following:
- a CDS encoding cyanophycin synthetase codes for the protein MAKIDDIQLLRINYLRGPNIWTYRPALEVWLDLGVLEDHPSNTLPGLNDRLTTWLPALEEHHCGVGERGGFLQRLQEGTWCGHVLEHVVIELLNLSGMPTGFGQTRSTSVRGVYRMVFRARDEQVARVALAQGHRLLMAAINDEPFDVQAAVSRLRTEVDDRYLGPSTACIVTAGTDRGIPHIRLNDGNLVQLGYGAAQRRIWTAESEFTSAIAEGIASDKDLTKSLLKACGVPIPEGQVVNSPEEAWEAAEDIGLPVVVKPSDGNHGRGVTLDLRKKEDIEAAYHVAYPEGSDVMVERFIPGDEHRLLVVGGKLVAAARGEVVSITGNGRSTVKELIDSQINSDPRRGYEEEYPLEIIDLATDTKVQLELKRQDLEADSVPAAGRQVVVQRNGNMTVDCTDDVHPEVAYIAALAAKVVGLDIAGIDMVAQDISRPLHEQGGAIVEVNAGPGLLMHLKPAVGAPRPVGQAIVEHLFPSEEHDDDDTVGRIPVVGVAGTRGTSTIARLVAWLLHLSGRHTGLACREGLFLDRRCVEAADSAHWEAAHRLLMNQMVQAAVIENDARTILRDGLAYDRCQVGVVTDMDGAENLPEFDIQSREQMTKVLRTQVDVVLDGGAAVLNAADPQVADLAPLCDGDVVLYAQDASLPAIVEHRARDQGRAVLVRNSRVVLATGSAEHVLGTLAELTFGRNAIEPDTDALLAAIGAAWALDIAPDLIGAGIKTFEPELPPVSTLPT
- the cphA gene encoding cyanophycin synthetase, with the translated sequence MDVSRTRALRGPNLWSRHMAIEAVVACAESERAIARMAGFEARLRALFPAIGMLHPEGGSGDVSLAHVLQTAALALQAQAGCPVTFARTTATTDAGVYQVVVEYSEEAVGRQAFEDAQRLINAALGQGEFDAETAIANLRELDEDERLGPSTGSIVDAAVARDIPFRRLTRGSLVQFGWGSRQRRIQAAEIDSTSAVAESIGQDKDLTKRLLHAAGVPVPLGQPVNTLEEAWEVALKVGLPVVVKPQDGNQGKGVTVNITDRAQLEEAYKNAADYGTVMVERFLPGHDFRLLVVGDQLVAAARREPPQVLGDGQHTVRELVDQVNLDPRRGEGHATSLTKIRLDDIAVARLAAQNLTPDSVPPKGQRVILRNNANLSTGGTATDVTDDVHPEVAARAVAAAQMVGLHICGVDMVAETVLRPLEEQGGGFVEVNAAPGLRMHLAPSYGKPRNVGQAMVDRLFGHGDDGRIPVVAVTGTNGKTTTARLIAHLFTAQGLRVGMTNTDGVYVNGRQIDSGDCSGPKSARNVLLHPEVDAAVFETARGGILREGLGFDRCQVAVVTNIGAGDHLGLNYITTVEDLAVLKRVIVQNVATTGYAVLNAADPIVAAMAPACPGKIIFFASDRHHPVMATHRAQGHRTVYVDGDSIVASEGSWRETIHLRDVPITRNGKIGFQVENVMASVAAAWGAGLPWQTIRRGLSGFVNDSDNAPGRFNLMDFKGATVIADYGHNPDAMRALVQAVEALPAKRRSVVISGAGDRRDEDIREQTVILGAVFDDVILYQDAAQRGRGDGEVMALLREGLAGATRTQHIEEIRGEFIAIDTALDRLQPGDLCLVLVDQVEEALAHLARRCAETGVAA